A single window of Malus sylvestris chromosome 5, drMalSylv7.2, whole genome shotgun sequence DNA harbors:
- the LOC126623692 gene encoding bidirectional sugar transporter SWEET2a-like, with the protein MLSTELSSVYQSFCDGAGVLGNIFAFGLYLSPLSTFNRIIRNRSTEQFSGMPYIYGLLNCLICCWYGMPIVKNGIILVATVNSVGTVFQLVYLSIFISYAERALKMRMLALLIAVFVLFVSIVVVSLSLFDYNGRQLFVGYLSIASLIFMYGSPLIVINLVIKTKSVEFMPFNLSFATFLVSFSFTAYGVFKMDPFLYMPNGIGTMLALVQLVLYCRYKNPSEEDAVEEEEEPLLATHP; encoded by the exons ATGTTGTCAACTGAACTGTCTTCTGTTTATCAAAGTTTCTGCGATGGAGCCGGCGTTCTCG GGAATATCTTTGCCTTTGGGTTGTATCTGTCACCACT GTCAACATTCAATAGAATTATCAGAAACAGGTCAACAGAACAATTTTCTGGAATGCCTTACATATATGGACTTTTGAATTGCTTGATATGTTGCTGGTATGGAATGCCTATAGTGAAGAATGGCATTATACTGGTGGCTACAGTCAATTCAGTTGGGACTGTTTTCCAGTTAGTCTACTTGAGCATTTTCATTTCTTACGCCGAAAGAGCGCTTAAG ATGAGGATGTTGGCATTGTTAATCGCAGTTTTCGTTCTATTTGTGTCCATTGTCGTTGTCAGCTTAAGTCTTTTCGATTACAATGGGAGGCAATTATTTGTTGGATACTTGAGTATTGCTTCACTTATTTTCATGTATGGTTCGCCATTGATTGTCATA AATTTGGTGATCAAAACAAAAAGCGTTGAGTTCATGCCATTTAATCTTTCTTTTGCAACTTTCCTAGTGAGTTTCTCCTTCACTGCCTATGGAGTGTTCAAGATGGACCCTTTTCTATAT ATGCCAAATGGTATTGGAACAATGTTAGCCCTTGTACAGTTGGTTCTGTACTGCCGCTACAAAAATCCATCTGAAGAAGACGcggtagaagaagaagaagaaccattGCTAGCTACACATCCGTGA